One Rhea pennata isolate bPtePen1 chromosome 3, bPtePen1.pri, whole genome shotgun sequence DNA segment encodes these proteins:
- the SEC23B gene encoding protein transport protein Sec23B isoform X1, whose product MATYLEFIQQNEECDGVRFSWNVWPSSRLEATRMVVPLACLLTPLKERLDLPPVQYEPVVCSRPTCKAILNPLCQVDYRAKLWACNFCFQRNQFPPTYAGISELNQPAELMPQFSTIEYIVQRGPQTPLIFLYVVDTCLEEDDLQALKESLQMSLSLLPADALVGLITFGRMVQVHELSCEGISKSYVFRGTKDLTAKQIQDMLGLSRPGVPIQQGRPLQPQEQPVISSRFLQPVQKIDMNLTDLLGELQRDPWPVTQGKRPLRSTGVALSIAVGLLEGTFPNTGARIMLFTGGPPTQGPGMVVGDELKTPIRSWHDIEKDNARFMKKATKHYESLANRTATNGHCIDIYACALDQTGLLEMKCCANLTGGHMVMGDSFNTSLFKQTFQRVFNKGFNGEFRMAFGASLEVKTSRELKIAGAIGPCVSLNDKGPCVSENELGIGGTSQWKICSLDPSTTLAIYFEVVNQHNAPIPQGGRGAVQFVTQYQHSSMQKRIRVTTIARNWADAQSQLPHIEAAFDQEAAAVLMARLGVYRAESEEGPDVLRWLDRQLIRLCQKFGQYNKDDPNSFRLSESFSLYPQFMFHLRRSPFLQVFNNSPDESSYYRHHFARQDLTQSLVMIQPILYAYSFYGPPEPVLLDSSSILPDRILLMDTFFQIVIYLGETIAQWQKAGYQDMPEYENFKHLLQAPLDDAQEILQTRFPMPRYINTEHGGSQARFLLSKVNPSQTHNNIYAWGQESGAPILTDDVSLQVFMDHLKKLAVSSAS is encoded by the exons GCGTTTCAGCTGGAACGTGTGGCCCTCCAGCAGGCTGGAGGCCACAAGGATGGTTGTCCCCCTGGCCTGTCTGCTGACGCCATTGAAGGAGCGTCTCGACCTGCCACCTGTGCAGTATGAACCGGTAGTTTGTAGCAGACCAACTTGCAAAGCGATACTCAACCCACTCTG CCAAGTTGACTATCGGGCCAAGCTCTGGGcttgtaatttctgttttcagagaaatcaG TTCCCTCCAACATATGCAGGCATATCTGAGCTCAATCAACCAGCAGAACTTATGCCTCAGTTTTCAACAATTGAATATATAGTGCAG CGAGGTCCTCAGACACCATTGATCTTCCTCTATGTTGTCGACACGTGCTTGGAAGAGGACGACTTACAGGCTCTGAAGGAGTCCCTGCAGATGTCCCTAAGTCTGCTGCCTGCTGATGCTCTGGTGGGGCTCATCACTTTTGGCAGAATGGTCCAGGTTCATGAGCTGAGCTGCGAAGGGATTTCCAAGAGTTACGTGTTTAGGGGCACAAAGGACCTGACAGCTAAGCAAATACAG GATATGCTTGGGCTTTCAAGGCCAGGTGTCCCCATTCAACAGGGAAGACCTCTTCAGCCTCAGGAACAACCTGTTATTTCAAGCAG GTTTCTGCAGCCAGTACAAAAGATTGACATGAATTTAACAGATCTGCTTGGAGAACTGCAAAGGGACCCATGGCCAGTGACCCAGGGAAAGAGGCCTTTACGGTCCACTGGAGTAGCTCTTTCTATTGCTGTTGGCTTACTGGAG GGTACGTTTCCAAACACAGGGGCCAGGATAATGTTGTTTACAGGTGGGCCACCAACGCAAGGACCAGGCATGGTGGTAGGAGATGAACTGAAAACACCCATCCGTTCTTGGCACGACATAGAGAAGGACAACGCAAGGTTTATGAAGAAGGCCACTAAA CACTACGAGTCTTTGGCTAATCGTACTGCAACCAACGGTCATTGCATTGACATCTATGCCTGCGCCCTGGATCAGACTGGCCTGCTAGAGATGAAGTGTTGTGCAAACCTCACCGG agGTCACATGGTGATGGGAGACTCCTTCAACACTTCCCTCTTCAAGCAGACCTTCCAGCGTGTGTTTAACAAAGGGTTCAATGGGGAATTTCGGATGGCTTTTGGTGCAAGCTTGGAAGTGAAG ACCTCTAGGGAGCTGAAAATTGCAGGAGCTATTGGACCATGTGTATCTCTGAATGATAAAGGGCCATGTGTCTCTGAAAAT GAGCTTGGAATTGGAGGAACATCTCAATGGAAAATTTGTAGCCTGGATCCAAGCACAACTCTGGCCATTTACTTTGAAGTGGTAAATCAG CACAATGCACCAATACCtcagggaggcagaggagcgGTTCAGTTTGTCACTCAGTACCAACACTCCAGTATGCAGAAACGCATTCGAGTCACGACCATAGCCAGAAA CTGGGCAGATGCACAGAGTCAACTCCCACATATAGAAGCTGCTTTTGAccaggaagcagctgctgtgctgatgGCACGGCTAGGAGTGTACAGAGCCGAATCAGAGGAGGGACCTGATGTACTGCGATGGCTGGACAGACAGCTGATCAGACTG TGTCAGAAATTTGGACAGTACAACAAAGATGATCCTAACTCCTTCAGATTGTCAGAATCATTCTCTTTGTATCCCCAG TTCATGTTCCATTTGCGACGCTCCCCATTCCTGCAGGTCTTCAATAATAGCCCAGATGAATCTTCCTATTATCGTCACCACTTTGCTCGGCAAGATCTGACCCAGTCTCTCGTTATGATCCAGCCCATCCTTTATGCTTATTCTTTCTATGGACCTCCTGAG CCAGTGCTTTTGGACAGCAGCAGTATTCTTCCAGACAGAATCCTCCTGATGGATACCTTCTTCCAGATAGTTATCTACCTCGGTGAG ACTATTGCACAGTGGCAGAAAGCTGGTTACCAAGACATGCCTGAATATGAAAACTTCAAGCACTTACTGCAAGCCCCACTGGATGATGCCCAGGAAATCTTGCAGACTAGATTCCCAATGCCACGTTACATCAACACTGAACACGGGGGCAGTCAG gcCCGGTTCCTCTTGTCTAAAGTGAACCCTTCTCAGACCCACAATAACATCTATGCATGGGGACAG GAATCAGGAGCTCCAATCTTAACAGATGATGTTAGCCTCCAGGTATTCATGGACCATCTGAAAAAGCTGGCAGTTTCAAGCGCATCCTAA
- the SEC23B gene encoding protein transport protein Sec23B isoform X2, translating to MPQFSTIEYIVQRGPQTPLIFLYVVDTCLEEDDLQALKESLQMSLSLLPADALVGLITFGRMVQVHELSCEGISKSYVFRGTKDLTAKQIQDMLGLSRPGVPIQQGRPLQPQEQPVISSRFLQPVQKIDMNLTDLLGELQRDPWPVTQGKRPLRSTGVALSIAVGLLEGTFPNTGARIMLFTGGPPTQGPGMVVGDELKTPIRSWHDIEKDNARFMKKATKHYESLANRTATNGHCIDIYACALDQTGLLEMKCCANLTGGHMVMGDSFNTSLFKQTFQRVFNKGFNGEFRMAFGASLEVKTSRELKIAGAIGPCVSLNDKGPCVSENELGIGGTSQWKICSLDPSTTLAIYFEVVNQHNAPIPQGGRGAVQFVTQYQHSSMQKRIRVTTIARNWADAQSQLPHIEAAFDQEAAAVLMARLGVYRAESEEGPDVLRWLDRQLIRLCQKFGQYNKDDPNSFRLSESFSLYPQFMFHLRRSPFLQVFNNSPDESSYYRHHFARQDLTQSLVMIQPILYAYSFYGPPEPVLLDSSSILPDRILLMDTFFQIVIYLGETIAQWQKAGYQDMPEYENFKHLLQAPLDDAQEILQTRFPMPRYINTEHGGSQARFLLSKVNPSQTHNNIYAWGQESGAPILTDDVSLQVFMDHLKKLAVSSAS from the exons ATGCCTCAGTTTTCAACAATTGAATATATAGTGCAG CGAGGTCCTCAGACACCATTGATCTTCCTCTATGTTGTCGACACGTGCTTGGAAGAGGACGACTTACAGGCTCTGAAGGAGTCCCTGCAGATGTCCCTAAGTCTGCTGCCTGCTGATGCTCTGGTGGGGCTCATCACTTTTGGCAGAATGGTCCAGGTTCATGAGCTGAGCTGCGAAGGGATTTCCAAGAGTTACGTGTTTAGGGGCACAAAGGACCTGACAGCTAAGCAAATACAG GATATGCTTGGGCTTTCAAGGCCAGGTGTCCCCATTCAACAGGGAAGACCTCTTCAGCCTCAGGAACAACCTGTTATTTCAAGCAG GTTTCTGCAGCCAGTACAAAAGATTGACATGAATTTAACAGATCTGCTTGGAGAACTGCAAAGGGACCCATGGCCAGTGACCCAGGGAAAGAGGCCTTTACGGTCCACTGGAGTAGCTCTTTCTATTGCTGTTGGCTTACTGGAG GGTACGTTTCCAAACACAGGGGCCAGGATAATGTTGTTTACAGGTGGGCCACCAACGCAAGGACCAGGCATGGTGGTAGGAGATGAACTGAAAACACCCATCCGTTCTTGGCACGACATAGAGAAGGACAACGCAAGGTTTATGAAGAAGGCCACTAAA CACTACGAGTCTTTGGCTAATCGTACTGCAACCAACGGTCATTGCATTGACATCTATGCCTGCGCCCTGGATCAGACTGGCCTGCTAGAGATGAAGTGTTGTGCAAACCTCACCGG agGTCACATGGTGATGGGAGACTCCTTCAACACTTCCCTCTTCAAGCAGACCTTCCAGCGTGTGTTTAACAAAGGGTTCAATGGGGAATTTCGGATGGCTTTTGGTGCAAGCTTGGAAGTGAAG ACCTCTAGGGAGCTGAAAATTGCAGGAGCTATTGGACCATGTGTATCTCTGAATGATAAAGGGCCATGTGTCTCTGAAAAT GAGCTTGGAATTGGAGGAACATCTCAATGGAAAATTTGTAGCCTGGATCCAAGCACAACTCTGGCCATTTACTTTGAAGTGGTAAATCAG CACAATGCACCAATACCtcagggaggcagaggagcgGTTCAGTTTGTCACTCAGTACCAACACTCCAGTATGCAGAAACGCATTCGAGTCACGACCATAGCCAGAAA CTGGGCAGATGCACAGAGTCAACTCCCACATATAGAAGCTGCTTTTGAccaggaagcagctgctgtgctgatgGCACGGCTAGGAGTGTACAGAGCCGAATCAGAGGAGGGACCTGATGTACTGCGATGGCTGGACAGACAGCTGATCAGACTG TGTCAGAAATTTGGACAGTACAACAAAGATGATCCTAACTCCTTCAGATTGTCAGAATCATTCTCTTTGTATCCCCAG TTCATGTTCCATTTGCGACGCTCCCCATTCCTGCAGGTCTTCAATAATAGCCCAGATGAATCTTCCTATTATCGTCACCACTTTGCTCGGCAAGATCTGACCCAGTCTCTCGTTATGATCCAGCCCATCCTTTATGCTTATTCTTTCTATGGACCTCCTGAG CCAGTGCTTTTGGACAGCAGCAGTATTCTTCCAGACAGAATCCTCCTGATGGATACCTTCTTCCAGATAGTTATCTACCTCGGTGAG ACTATTGCACAGTGGCAGAAAGCTGGTTACCAAGACATGCCTGAATATGAAAACTTCAAGCACTTACTGCAAGCCCCACTGGATGATGCCCAGGAAATCTTGCAGACTAGATTCCCAATGCCACGTTACATCAACACTGAACACGGGGGCAGTCAG gcCCGGTTCCTCTTGTCTAAAGTGAACCCTTCTCAGACCCACAATAACATCTATGCATGGGGACAG GAATCAGGAGCTCCAATCTTAACAGATGATGTTAGCCTCCAGGTATTCATGGACCATCTGAAAAAGCTGGCAGTTTCAAGCGCATCCTAA